ACCGTCGACATCCACAATCAGATGAGAACGCTCGCCGGTCTTCTGCTGTACAGCCAGACGAGTCAATTGCTGCAGAGCATCAACGACTTCACCATTACGGCCAATAAGATGTTTGATGTCAGTATCGTCATCAGCAACGATTTGCACGGTGGGGCGGTCATTACGCACGCCCATCTCAATGTCGCCCTCATAGTCGGCGATATCCAGTAGGCCTTCAAGGTAATCCGCGGCGATGTCAGCCTCTTCGTTGAGCTGGTCGATCGACTTCACGTCATCCTGTGCCATACGCTACTCCTTCATGTCGTGTTTGAATTCCAAGTCTAAGCCCTGCTCCCCCGAACAGAGAAAGTAATGTCGGTGCGTGTTGAATGTTTCACGTGAAACATCGAACTCGCACCGACATAGTCGTCACTTCTTTTTGCGCTTACGCACGGGCTGTTGACGCTGATAGCCCTGAGTGGCCTTACGCTCGGCCTCTTCCTTGGCCTTGGCCAATGCTTCTTCTTCC
This DNA window, taken from Bifidobacterium longum subsp. longum JCM 1217, encodes the following:
- a CDS encoding Jag family protein yields the protein MAQDDVKSIDQLNEEADIAADYLEGLLDIADYEGDIEMGVRNDRPTVQIVADDDTDIKHLIGRNGEVVDALQQLTRLAVQQKTGERSHLIVDVDGFLKRKRQHLRDIALDAIDAVKDSGEPYDLKPMNSFERKVVHDVVREEGLKSRSHGEEPHRYVTVYLKNRVEDTAEDDELDQE